Genomic DNA from Shewanella woodyi ATCC 51908:
ACAGATTGCTTGCTATTGTATCTGTCAAAAATAGCATTACTGTTACTAATAAGTAGAGTCGTGGTCTCACTGCTTAGCTTATCTAATGCTGTTGGTGACAGCTCAAGTTGGTCACTTAAGTGGGCAGTTACCTCAGTAAATTCTGAATAACTTGATATCTCGGTCTTAAAGCTACTGAGTTGCTCATTGGGGATCTTATTGATCCCGATGAAATCTAAAATATACCTAAAACTAGTGCTGGTAATATCCAGTGAAAAGCTATCCTCTTCAGGTAACATATAGCCACTAAGATAGATTTTTCCGTCATTTTCATCTTGGGTTTCAAAGTAACTGGTGACAGGAGTCAGGCGGTTTTTGAACTGTTCAACACTAACTGCATTAGAGGCATCAAGCTCATATTGAGAACCTAGTAGGGTCTCAATTTTTAGTTCGCCAGCATCAACTGTTCCAACTTCAACTAACTGTAGATCAATCTGTTGGGTGATATAGTAGCTAACAGCGTTGCTTTGACCGATAGCGTTATTGATTTGCAGCTCTCCATCAGAGAGTGATGCTGGCGTTTTGACAGTCAGGGTTGAGCCAGTATTACTAATAATCTCTAATGGTGTGCCATTGGCTGTGATGGTCATATCATCTGAAAAATCAGCCCCGAGAAGTTGAGTCTGACTCTCCTCTTCTAGAAGTAGTGCGCCCGATGAACTGATGATTGGCGTCCCTTTTGGATGAAGAGTCACATTTCTAGTGTTGGTTTTATTTATCCCGTCAGAGATAAAAATACTATCTGTGCCTGCTGGAATATTGGCTTTAGCGATGCCGCTAGAGACAGAGATAGGAAGGTTAATAGGAGCTTGCCCTTTGCGTTTAAAGATCAGGTAATGCTGCTCAGCACTTAGAGGCTCATCAATGCTGACTTGTACCAGATCATCTTCACGAAGAAAGTTCACCGATATATTGTTGTGTGTGACGTAGGGAGCACCAATCAGTTTGCTTTGATCTTCCGCGATATCGATAAGTCTTTGCTGGTCGTGTATATCGAGTAATCCATCGTTATCATCATCGAGATCTAAATAGTTGGGAGTGGTATCTAAGTCGGTATCTAAAGGTTGGCTGGCATCGTCCCCATACTCCTGAAGGTCAAGTATGCTATTGCCATCTGAATCGTCGTCGAGAAAATTACCTATGCCATCATTATCACGATCATCAGCGCCTTCGCTCTTGTCTGATAATCCGTCGTCATCACTATCGGAATCGAGCCAGTTTGGTAATTCATCGTTATCAGGATTAAAACTAATTTGATCGGAATAGAATGGGTAAAGGAACTCCTCTGTATCGGCAATGGTATCCCCGTCGGTATCGTGGGTTAAGTTGCTTATCGCTAGAGCGGCTTCTTTGATATCATCTATGGCGTCTCCATCTTGATCGATAAAGATCTCCACATGGTAGGTAAAGCTCTCCTTGCCATCAAAGTTGATGTCATTAACACCTATATGATGCAGACCTGAATCTAATATCTCTACGTTAATCGCAAGGGTTTTTAAAGAAGGCTCAATATCGATGACACCGAAGTTTAATGCATCACCATTCTTATCAGAAAAATAGATGTTAGGTTTAAAATCAGGGTCTTGATATTTTAGCGTTAGTGTATAGAAATCACCCTCTTCGGCGTTAAACGAGAAGAGATCGCCATTATCTGATTTTTGTGAAATTGCACCACTCACTGCAAAAGGTGGTGCTAACTCAGTTTCCGTGGCAATAGAGGGGTTATCATTGGGCTCTAACTCAGTGATCAGTGCCATTGATTGCTTATCAAGGTTGAACGGATAAGCATCAAACTCATCTAATACCCCGTCACTATCTTCATCTTTGTTTTCCCAAGTCCCCACTAAATCAACTGGATCGGTTGGATCTGGGGTGGGGTCAGGAGTTGGATCGGGCGTGGGATCTGGGGTTGTTGGTGGCGTTGGATCTGGATTTTCTGGGCCTTCACCCTCTTCGAGATCTCCATTACAGCCAGCGATCCCCATGGTGGCGCTGAGTAATGCAGCCAACCAAAGCTTTTGAGTTAGCTTAAGAGTCTTGTATTTCATTCTTCATACTTCCCTATGTCAATTCCTGTCTTTCTGCCGCTTTAAGCTTATTGAGCTCATTGCTGCTTTTATTTGTTTACATTCGAAATGGTGTTTGCATCCGCATTAAGCCTTGCGAAGTGAGTGCTAAATATATGTCTCCGGTGGCCGCGCCAAGTGCGTTACAAGCCAATTGATCTTGAGTTGGCCTGACAAGCCAAGGGTTGGTGACAATCTCATTGATCACACGGTTGGCAAACGGGACGATTAATCTTTGGCACCAACGGATCTCTATCTGCAATAAGTTGGCATCTTGAATATTTAATCTGCGGTTATGGCTCCCACTTCCAACGTTTTCTGACCTTGTGTTTCGGTACATTAAGTTGTTGTTGGGGATCTCGTAAATAAAGCCACGAGGCGTTCGACTTCGGACTCTGAATTTGGTGAAAGTTCGGTTATCAGGGTTGAGAATACGTATCTGGCTCTGTAGCTGAGTGGCTATTGTGGATCTCACTACGGCAGTCACTGTATCTGTGGCTGCAGTGCCTTGGGCAAACAGAGGCATCATGCCTTGAGCAAGCCCCTTACGTATCTCTGCGACACTGCCATGATGCAAAGTACCGGCCCTTACCGCTTGAACTGTGGCGGCATCCAGTGTGCTTTTACTCGTGTAGATAAACCCCCACTGGACTATCATCATCATGGTGACGAGAATAATCGGCATTAGGAAAGGCAGAGTGGCGTGGAACTCAAACATACTCTGCCCCTTCTGCCATATGTGAGAGTTCTGGCTATTCATCGTGAAGCCTGCTCACTTGGCAAAACAGGTGCATGAGATTCACTCTGTATACTATTTAAAGCATGAAGTAGGGCTTTAATCTGTCTACCAACGGGGGTATTGGGGTTACCTTGTCGAGAGGCGGATGACAGTACTTGTGTCGACTGTTTTATTCTTACCAGACTCATGTTGTACCAAGCCTTTTGATTGGAGGGGTCAAGCTCTAAACAGCGCATGTAAGCGGAAACCGCAGCATCTTGTCGACCGGTTCTGGTATAGATGTTGCCAAGTCTGAACCAACCCGGCGCATAATTAGGGACACTGGTTAATACTTGTAGGTATAAACTTTCAGCTTGATCGAGTCGCGCCATCTTATAGGCTTGTTCGGCCTCAGATTGCAGAACCATTATTTGTTGATTCCCCTTTGGCTCTTTCTCTTGAGTAGAGGAGGCACAGCCAAATAGATGCATTAGACTTAGTATTAACAAAGCCTTAAAAATTAATCTTGCCATACAATGGTATCTCCCTGTTTTATATTCTTATTTTCACTATTACCAGCTGAGAGCTCTAATACTTGAGTCGCGCCACGGCATGCGCTACTACGCCAAGGCGCTAGGTTTGAAGTGATCTTAAGCACCTTATTTTTACTATTGAGGTAAACAATATCTAAGGGATAGCGCATCCCCATGGTGTGTACTGAATTACAGGGAGAGATAAGCATTCCCTGCTCAGTTGTCAGCTGTTTTCTACCCAGTAAACCACGCAGTCTTAGCCAAGGAGTGTTAGCAAGGTAGATATGTTCGATACGACTTCCCTTAGGGGTTGAAAGCTGTGTTTTTTTCATTTTATAGCTCATACATAAACTTCATTGCGATGGGGAAAGCCAAAATCATGAATGTCACCGGAAAGATAAATACGATGAGGGGAAAAACCAGTTTAACTGGCGCTTCTAGGGCTTTCTTTTCGGCACGTTGAAATCGTTCAATACGGCGCTGATCCGATTGAACTCTTAAGGTTTGGCCTAGACTGGCACCTGTTTTTTCTGCCTGAGCAAGTGCACTGACTAAGCTATTTATCTCGGTGATCTGTACTCGCTCTGCCATATTTCTAAATGATTGAGCACGGGACATACCAGCGCGCATATCTCGGATCACTTTTTCAAACTCGATCCTCAATGGGCCTGATGGACCACGCTCAACGGCTTGGCTGATTGCGCCTGTCATATTCAATCCCGCTTCAATAGACATGGTTAAATAATCGAGGTACACAGGTAGCGATTTTACGATGAGTGCTTGACGCTTTTTTCGCAGATCATTGAGGGTGATAACTGGCAAAATATAGCCAAATAATCCAGCTAAGATCAGATACTTGATACTGATATCGTCGAGTAGGAGACCGCAAATAGTTGCTAAACCTACAGCAAAAAGAGTACTGAGGATCCTGATCGCAAAATACTGTTCTGCGGTCATCATGTAGGAGACGCCGGAGATCTGCAGTTTCTTGGATATTCTCTCTAGATAATCAACACTTAAGTTTTCACTGACGTAAAACGCGAATAAGCGAACCAGTGGCCAGATGAGCTTTAAGCCCGGTGAAAGCGGATCCATAAATTCGCGATTGGCCTGTGGCACTTTGCGATAGATACGTATACTGCTTATCGTCAGGAAGATAAATGCTATGGTGAAAACAGTAAC
This window encodes:
- a CDS encoding cell surface receptor IPT/TIG domain-containing protein, with protein sequence MKYKTLKLTQKLWLAALLSATMGIAGCNGDLEEGEGPENPDPTPPTTPDPTPDPTPDPTPDPTDPVDLVGTWENKDEDSDGVLDEFDAYPFNLDKQSMALITELEPNDNPSIATETELAPPFAVSGAISQKSDNGDLFSFNAEEGDFYTLTLKYQDPDFKPNIYFSDKNGDALNFGVIDIEPSLKTLAINVEILDSGLHHIGVNDINFDGKESFTYHVEIFIDQDGDAIDDIKEAALAISNLTHDTDGDTIADTEEFLYPFYSDQISFNPDNDELPNWLDSDSDDDGLSDKSEGADDRDNDGIGNFLDDDSDGNSILDLQEYGDDASQPLDTDLDTTPNYLDLDDDNDGLLDIHDQQRLIDIAEDQSKLIGAPYVTHNNISVNFLREDDLVQVSIDEPLSAEQHYLIFKRKGQAPINLPISVSSGIAKANIPAGTDSIFISDGINKTNTRNVTLHPKGTPIISSSGALLLEEESQTQLLGADFSDDMTITANGTPLEIISNTGSTLTVKTPASLSDGELQINNAIGQSNAVSYYITQQIDLQLVEVGTVDAGELKIETLLGSQYELDASNAVSVEQFKNRLTPVTSYFETQDENDGKIYLSGYMLPEEDSFSLDITSTSFRYILDFIGINKIPNEQLSSFKTEISSYSEFTEVTAHLSDQLELSPTALDKLSSETTTLLISNSNAIFDRYNSKQSVQQSSGKASQPLSYQAQSQQKSTGSIKPTIVNYGTDHFDYSLEATNFLDNWLPSDPSCPDNSDISDEQKSKLSYDGCVELQNRTKLYLSTMIIPLGENGEYDPDQLDSPLRKHIKNGWDGNILGPQSGTFLGLEFWSKDQYYNECPYQNCLYQVIAPGVGTPLGPSPFSYVPSSDYDRAIIQARQSIAIRTIIDGILLKFFDLILTGIGYEPTGFDPVVITKLIIQYSPKLMEEAEKLYNDENITNEDIEEFVKQVAIEFYKNEVELLADPANAGKLGPITKAVLQELGVSPQDIAVMAAGAALRKWTPFVGQVEAIITGAQVADILIDQVKTIKDMAFVPVKSDFTVTWGLTIVDIEPSIMKAEAVDKPLSIIGTGFGINERWYWFDEEPITFLKDEGASTQEVEREHDNVSLEGTLLDITVPGTLLENAVGPIAVRVEHRGEEANSPVKIQIGDGLEIARLKADSGQPGDTVIIEGIGFSPLKSKNRVTFAGKDGQRVIASVRKSEAGKLTVTVPNNVITGEVTVEVNSEVSNGLVFTIPFILDVTFGDNGNFNDDIFKLVVDDKVITDGSSPQRKVGPISIPLNAGSHNVKLVGIRAEDEIGTYYIQFEGNVISVAGDALEGRDLLKDSVKTFQVEVGPTKQKVTNKVNPLNALQHE
- a CDS encoding pilus assembly protein — encoded protein: MFEFHATLPFLMPIILVTMMMIVQWGFIYTSKSTLDAATVQAVRAGTLHHGSVAEIRKGLAQGMMPLFAQGTAATDTVTAVVRSTIATQLQSQIRILNPDNRTFTKFRVRSRTPRGFIYEIPNNNLMYRNTRSENVGSGSHNRRLNIQDANLLQIEIRWCQRLIVPFANRVINEIVTNPWLVRPTQDQLACNALGAATGDIYLALTSQGLMRMQTPFRM
- a CDS encoding tetratricopeptide repeat protein, which gives rise to MARLIFKALLILSLMHLFGCASSTQEKEPKGNQQIMVLQSEAEQAYKMARLDQAESLYLQVLTSVPNYAPGWFRLGNIYTRTGRQDAAVSAYMRCLELDPSNQKAWYNMSLVRIKQSTQVLSSASRQGNPNTPVGRQIKALLHALNSIQSESHAPVLPSEQASR
- a CDS encoding DUF192 domain-containing protein; this translates as MKKTQLSTPKGSRIEHIYLANTPWLRLRGLLGRKQLTTEQGMLISPCNSVHTMGMRYPLDIVYLNSKNKVLKITSNLAPWRSSACRGATQVLELSAGNSENKNIKQGDTIVWQD
- a CDS encoding type II secretion system F family protein, whose translation is MVNLIVTVFTIAFIFLTISSIRIYRKVPQANREFMDPLSPGLKLIWPLVRLFAFYVSENLSVDYLERISKKLQISGVSYMMTAEQYFAIRILSTLFAVGLATICGLLLDDISIKYLILAGLFGYILPVITLNDLRKKRQALIVKSLPVYLDYLTMSIEAGLNMTGAISQAVERGPSGPLRIEFEKVIRDMRAGMSRAQSFRNMAERVQITEINSLVSALAQAEKTGASLGQTLRVQSDQRRIERFQRAEKKALEAPVKLVFPLIVFIFPVTFMILAFPIAMKFMYEL